A window of the Oryzias melastigma strain HK-1 linkage group LG11, ASM292280v2, whole genome shotgun sequence genome harbors these coding sequences:
- the LOC112137567 gene encoding protein phosphatase 1 regulatory subunit 29 produces MASRLCLSFLSPSLFLSLLFPALLLLHLPGTVKGDCWLIEGDKGYVWLAICSQNQPPYETIPQHINSTVHDLRLNENKLKAVLFTSMYRFTNLTDLNLTKNDISYIEDGAFAGQANLQVLQLGYNKLTNLTEGMLRGLGRMQCLFLQHNLIEVIATNAFWECPNLSSLDLSSNKLARLDPSTFTVLSRLMVCELGGNPFHCGCDLYSFLTWLEEFNNVTHTYDRLQCESPPEMNGYPLLSPVPGHGRNARYILLSVCRDGVIIPGMTSQMPDQDGSGLGFDNSDQGLYHQPTLSSTADPSYKNQISLELDTVTLFTASLKVQIPEPHSKMYILSQYNQTFAEDIKPLKNNKEIVTLDKLKPHTNYTVCVVSARKSQRYNHTCLPFTTKAMGPEDQRTNPSTTTHYIMTILGCLFGMVIVLGFVYYCLRRRRIQEEKEKAISVKKTILEMRYGPEAAAAVANDPGAIQRLQEQAHHQHRHLGGAGGKLPPSASSSTGMLHGSTNTSSSRLSTLPQVEKMATAFSEGIAGKGNYMDVRTTAKAGEGREGVVTTGGPGVGGEVEVDMRSGAENGTEGGDDSDDDGGGSGSEISTIAKEVDKVNQIINNCIDALKLDASSNAVNAADSSNSMSSSQPPCLPSLPRNLLPLSPGHVGDQIMASSPKVHPKSQPHPQLQSHLQSQLQSHPQPHPQLLQQPHPPSMAPVPLVMPLSERPGISGGGFLTPPYRDPPPANAARPLQRQLSADTAVVKNRCGPPAPGSVKSSRVFSVDVPEHRGDPPKYPTEKSSPIGCGGGGGSGGGGGSGIGGCNGNGKGNINGGGLSLNGSGMGCKNGNGGGCGVVGPGQQQHHLEVQPDYHSSEHRHSFPALYYEGGNDSPSPAQKASFLKPLGRTKRDATAAYSQLSPSRHHNYNSGYSSSPEYSSESTLRIWERFRPYKKSPREEASYIAAGHALRKKVQFAKDEDLHDILDYWKGVSAQQKL; encoded by the exons ATGGCCAGTCGACTCTGTTTGTCCTTCCTCTCCCCCTCCCTGTTTCTTTCTCTCCTATTTCCTGCACTGTTACTCCTTCACCTGCCTGGTACAGTGAAAGGGGACTGCTGGCTGATAGAGGGGGATAAAGGTTACGTTTGGCTGGCTATCTGTAGTCAGAACCAGCCTCCGTATGAGACCATCCCTCAGCACATCAACAGCACG GTTCATGACCTGAGACTGAATGAAAACAAGCTAAAGGCAGTCCTTTTTACCTCCATGTACCGCTTCACTAACTTAACTGACCTCAATCTAACCAAGAATGACATTAGTTACATTGAGGATGGAGCCTTTGCTGGACAAGCCAATCTGCAG GTTCTTCAGCTAGGCTACAACAAGCTGACCAACCTGACAGAAGGCATGTTGAGAGGTTTGGGTCGGATGCAGTGCCTCTTCTTACAACACAACCTCATTGAGGTCATTGCCACCAATGCCTTCTGGGAGTGCCCTAACCTCAGTAGCCTAGACTTATCTTCTAACAAGCTGGCCCGTCTTGACCCATCCACCTTTACTGTCCTTAGCAGGCTCATGGTCTGTGAATTGGGAGGCAATCCGTTCCACTGTGGCTGTGATCTCTACAGTTTTCTTACTTGGCTGGAAGAATTTAACAATGTCACCCATACCTATGATCGTCTCCAGTGTGAATCTCCTCCAGAAATGAATGGCTACCCCCTCCTGAGCCCAGTGCCTGGGCATGGCAGAAATGCTCGTTACATTCTTTTATCTGTCTGCCGTGATGGGGTGATTATTCCAGGGATGACTTCCCAAATGCCAGACCAAGATGGCTCAGGCTTGGGCTTTGATAACTCAGACCAAGGTTTGTACCACCAACCAACCTTATCATCCACTGCTGACCCCAgctataaaaatcaaatttctttGGAGCTTGATACAGTCACACTCTTTACTGCATCTCTGAAAGTACAGATTCCAGAGCCACATAGTAAGATGTACATCCTGTCCCAGTACAACCAAACCTTTGCTGAAGACATCAAGCCGCTCAAAAACAATAAGGAGATTGTCACTTTGGACAAGTTGAAACCACACACCAACTACACAGTCTGTGTGGTCTCTGCAAGGAAATCTCAGCGCTACAACCATACTTGTTTGCCGTTTACCACAAAAGCTATGGGGCCGGAGGACCAGCGAACTAATCCATCCACTACAACCCACTACATCATGACCATCTTGGGATGTTTGTTTGGCATGGTCATTGTGCTGGGATTTGTCTATTACTGCCTTAGAAGACGACGCATccaggaagaaaaagaaaaggctaTAAGTGTGAAGAAGACCATTTTGGAAATGag GTATGGTCCAGAGGCAGCTGCCGCAGTAGCCAATGACCCAGGGGCTATTCAACGCCTGCAAGAGCAAGCTCACCACCAGCATCGTCATTTGGGAGGAGCAGGAGGTAAACTACCACCGTCTGCGTCTTCTAGCACTGGGATGCTCCACGGATCAACCAACACCAGCTCCTCCCGCCTTTCCACCTTACCCCAAGTGGAAAAGATGGCCACTGCCTTCTCTGAAGGGATTGCTGGGAAGGGCAATTACATGGATGTTCGGACAACGGCCAAGGCAGGTGAAGGTAGAGAGGGAGTAGTGACCACTGGAGGGCCAGGAGTGGGAGGGGAAGTGGAAGTGGACATGCGGAGTGGGGCTGAAAATGGGACAGAAGGTGGGGATGATTCGGATGATGACGGTGGTGGCTCAGGATCAGAGATATCCACAATTGCAAAGGAGGTGGATAAGGTGAACCAGATAATCAACAACTGCATTGATGCCCTTAAGCTGGACGCCTCATCAAATGCTGTAAATGCAGCTGACAGTAGTAACTCCATGTCGTCATCCCAACCTCCTTGCTTACCATCCCTACCCCGTAATCTCCTGCCTCTGTCTCCTGGCCATGTTGGTGATCAGATCATGGCATCTTCTCCGAAGGTGCATCCAAAGTCCCAGCCTCACCCTCAGCTTCAGTCACATCTTCAGTCACAACTTCAGTCCCATCCTCAGCCTCATCCACAGCTACTTCAGCAGCCTCATCCCCCTTCCATGGCCCCGGTGCCCTTGGTTATGCCCTTGTCTGAACGGCCCGGCATCAGTGGTGGGGGGTTTCTCACCCCTCCCTACCGTGACCCTCCCCCAGCTAATGCAGCGCGGCCCCTTCAGAGGCAGCTGAGTGCGGACACAGCTGTGGTGAAGAACCGATGTGGTCCACCCGCTCCAGGATCGGTCAAGAGCTCCAGAGTCTTCAGTGTGGACGTCCCTGAGCATCGTGGCGATCCACCCAAGTACCCAACTGAGAAAAGCAGCCCTATAGGTTGTGGTGGAGGAGGTGGtagtggaggaggtggaggtagTGGAATAGGGGGCTGTAATGGCAATGGGAAGGGAAACATCAATGGTGGTGGGCTGAGTTTAAACGGAAGCGGAATGGGGTGTAAGAATGGAAATGGAGGTGGATGTGGGGTTGTGGGGCCtggacagcagcagcaccacTTGGAGGTTCAACCAGACTACCACAGTTCTGAGCATCGACACTCCTTTCCTGCCCTCTACTATGAGGGGGGAAACGATTCACCCTCACCCGCCCAAAAAGCGTCATTTCTTAAACCATTAGGGCGCACCAAGAGGGATGCCACAGCTGCCTATTCTCAGCTCTCACCTTCTCGTCACCACAATTACAACTCTGGATACTCTTCGAGTCCAGAGTATTCCTCTGAGAGCACACTGCGCATCTGGGAGCGATTCCGACCTTACAAGAAAAGTCCCAGAGAGGAAGCATCCTATATAGCAGCAGGTCACGCCCTGCGCAAAAAGGTGCAGTTTGCCAAGGACGAGGACCTTCACGATATTTTGGACTACTGGAAGGGTGTCTCTGCCCAACAAAAGCTGTGA